In Zalophus californianus isolate mZalCal1 chromosome 17, mZalCal1.pri.v2, whole genome shotgun sequence, one DNA window encodes the following:
- the LOC113935849 gene encoding beta-1,4-galactosyltransferase 3-like isoform X6, which yields MIKLWRRMEQQRGLLLLFLGAQLLLMGAFLHQSHNRHSLAFLHILIRDRPMVGEELPFLVSVSSAGTSSQDVYANLSQIHPVDVSEEHLPSCPLISPYINGPLKVMIPENLTMEQVLEKNPLVELGGQYWPPDCWTRHHTAVVVPCYGQDQHLRHLLFHLHPFLQRQQLHHAIYVVNQVQPEWGGPEVHNTAFSRGKLHNVGFWEAMQEEEWDCVFFHDVNLLPEDDRNLYICDIFPAHVSVAIDKFNYKLQLSGMLLSRPHLLFGRYHMLEGQDPSHQQSPHSPGLLASIRRRWQ from the exons ATGATCAAACTGTGGCGGAG AATGGAACAGCAGAGGGGGCTCCTGTTACTATTTCTGGGGGCACAGCTGCTGCTTATGGGGGCATTCCTCCACCAGAGCCACAACCGCCACAGCCTCGCCTTCTTGCACATCCTGATACGGGACAGGCCAATGGTGGGAGAAGAGTTGCCCTTTTTGGTCTCAGTCTCCTCTGCAGGGACCTCTTCCCAGGATGTGTATGCCAACCTCAGCCAGATCCACCCTGTGGACGTTAGTGAAGAGCACCTGCCCAGCTGCCCCCTCATTTCACCCTACATCA ATGGCCCCTTGAAGGTGATGATCCCAGAGAACTTGACGATGGAGCAGGTGCTGGAAAAGAACCCGCTGGTGGAGCTGGGAGGCCAGTACTGGCCGCCTGACTGCTGGACACGGCACCACACAGCAGTTGTGGTGCCCTGCTATGGGCAAGACCAGCACCTGCGGCACTTGCTCTTCCACCTGCACCCCTTCCTGCAGCGCCAGCAACTGCACCATGCCATCTACGTGGTGAACCAGGTGCAGCCGGaatggggagggccagag GTGCACAACACCGCCTTCAGCCGGGGCAAACTGCACAATGTGGGGTTCTGGGAGGCCATGCAGGAGGAGGAATGGGACTGTGTCTTTTTCCACGATGTGAACCTCCTCCCAGAGGATGACCGCAACCTCTACATCTGCGACATCTTTCCtgctcatgtgtctgtggccattgaCAAGTTCAACTACAA GCTGCAACTGAGCGGGATGCTCCTCTCCCGACCCCATCTGCTCTTTGGCCGCTACCACATGCTGGAGGGGCAGGACCCCAGCCACCAGCAGAGCCCCCACAG ccctggccttctGGCCTCAATCCGCCGCAGATGGCAGTAG
- the LOC113935849 gene encoding beta-1,4-galactosyltransferase 3-like isoform X4 has protein sequence MEQQRGLLLLFLGAQLLLMGAFLHQSHNRHSLAFLHILIRDRPMVGEELPFLVSVSSAGTSSQDVYANLSQIHPVDVSEEHLPSCPLISPYINGPLKVMIPENLTMEQVLEKNPLVELGGQYWPPDCWTRHHTAVVVPCYGQDQHLRHLLFHLHPFLQRQQLHHAIYVVNQVQPEWGGPEVHNTAFSRGKLHNVGFWEAMQEEEWDCVFFHDVNLLPEDDRNLYICDIFPAHVSVAIDKFNYKLPYHGYLGGVFALRPIHYLRINGFPNSYWAWDHEDHDIAAGWGALLEEPSTGLRAPPWCGGHRPPWPLGLGVV, from the exons ATGGAACAGCAGAGGGGGCTCCTGTTACTATTTCTGGGGGCACAGCTGCTGCTTATGGGGGCATTCCTCCACCAGAGCCACAACCGCCACAGCCTCGCCTTCTTGCACATCCTGATACGGGACAGGCCAATGGTGGGAGAAGAGTTGCCCTTTTTGGTCTCAGTCTCCTCTGCAGGGACCTCTTCCCAGGATGTGTATGCCAACCTCAGCCAGATCCACCCTGTGGACGTTAGTGAAGAGCACCTGCCCAGCTGCCCCCTCATTTCACCCTACATCA ATGGCCCCTTGAAGGTGATGATCCCAGAGAACTTGACGATGGAGCAGGTGCTGGAAAAGAACCCGCTGGTGGAGCTGGGAGGCCAGTACTGGCCGCCTGACTGCTGGACACGGCACCACACAGCAGTTGTGGTGCCCTGCTATGGGCAAGACCAGCACCTGCGGCACTTGCTCTTCCACCTGCACCCCTTCCTGCAGCGCCAGCAACTGCACCATGCCATCTACGTGGTGAACCAGGTGCAGCCGGaatggggagggccagag GTGCACAACACCGCCTTCAGCCGGGGCAAACTGCACAATGTGGGGTTCTGGGAGGCCATGCAGGAGGAGGAATGGGACTGTGTCTTTTTCCACGATGTGAACCTCCTCCCAGAGGATGACCGCAACCTCTACATCTGCGACATCTTTCCtgctcatgtgtctgtggccattgaCAAGTTCAACTACAA GCTACCCTACCATGGCTACCTTGGGGGGGTGTTTGCCCTGCGCCCCATTCACTACCTGAGGATAAACGGCTTCCCCAACTCGTACTGGGCCTGGGATCATGAGGACCATGACATCGCTGCCGGGTGGGGGGCCCTGCTTGAGGAGCCTAGCACGGGGCTGCGGGCCCCTCCATGGTGTGGGGGACATAGGCCGCCATGGCCTTTAGGGCTGGGTGTGGTATAG
- the LOC113935849 gene encoding beta-1,4-galactosyltransferase 3-like isoform X2 translates to MEGRMEQQRGLLLLFLGAQLLLMGAFLHQSHNRHSLAFLHILIRDRPMVGEELPFLVSVSSAGTSSQDVYANLSQIHPVDVSEEHLPSCPLISPYINGPLKVMIPENLTMEQVLEKNPLVELGGQYWPPDCWTRHHTAVVVPCYGQDQHLRHLLFHLHPFLQRQQLHHAIYVVNQVQPEWGGPEVHNTAFSRGKLHNVGFWEAMQEEEWDCVFFHDVNLLPEDDRNLYICDIFPAHVSVAIDKFNYKLPYHGYLGGVFALRPIHYLRINGFPNSYWAWDHEDHDIAAGWGALLEEPSTGLRAPPWCGGHRPPWPLGLGVV, encoded by the exons ATGGAGGGCAG AATGGAACAGCAGAGGGGGCTCCTGTTACTATTTCTGGGGGCACAGCTGCTGCTTATGGGGGCATTCCTCCACCAGAGCCACAACCGCCACAGCCTCGCCTTCTTGCACATCCTGATACGGGACAGGCCAATGGTGGGAGAAGAGTTGCCCTTTTTGGTCTCAGTCTCCTCTGCAGGGACCTCTTCCCAGGATGTGTATGCCAACCTCAGCCAGATCCACCCTGTGGACGTTAGTGAAGAGCACCTGCCCAGCTGCCCCCTCATTTCACCCTACATCA ATGGCCCCTTGAAGGTGATGATCCCAGAGAACTTGACGATGGAGCAGGTGCTGGAAAAGAACCCGCTGGTGGAGCTGGGAGGCCAGTACTGGCCGCCTGACTGCTGGACACGGCACCACACAGCAGTTGTGGTGCCCTGCTATGGGCAAGACCAGCACCTGCGGCACTTGCTCTTCCACCTGCACCCCTTCCTGCAGCGCCAGCAACTGCACCATGCCATCTACGTGGTGAACCAGGTGCAGCCGGaatggggagggccagag GTGCACAACACCGCCTTCAGCCGGGGCAAACTGCACAATGTGGGGTTCTGGGAGGCCATGCAGGAGGAGGAATGGGACTGTGTCTTTTTCCACGATGTGAACCTCCTCCCAGAGGATGACCGCAACCTCTACATCTGCGACATCTTTCCtgctcatgtgtctgtggccattgaCAAGTTCAACTACAA GCTACCCTACCATGGCTACCTTGGGGGGGTGTTTGCCCTGCGCCCCATTCACTACCTGAGGATAAACGGCTTCCCCAACTCGTACTGGGCCTGGGATCATGAGGACCATGACATCGCTGCCGGGTGGGGGGCCCTGCTTGAGGAGCCTAGCACGGGGCTGCGGGCCCCTCCATGGTGTGGGGGACATAGGCCGCCATGGCCTTTAGGGCTGGGTGTGGTATAG
- the LOC113935849 gene encoding beta-1,4-galactosyltransferase 3-like isoform X3, which yields MIMEQQRGLLLLFLGAQLLLMGAFLHQSHNRHSLAFLHILIRDRPMVGEELPFLVSVSSAGTSSQDVYANLSQIHPVDVSEEHLPSCPLISPYINGPLKVMIPENLTMEQVLEKNPLVELGGQYWPPDCWTRHHTAVVVPCYGQDQHLRHLLFHLHPFLQRQQLHHAIYVVNQVQPEWGGPEVHNTAFSRGKLHNVGFWEAMQEEEWDCVFFHDVNLLPEDDRNLYICDIFPAHVSVAIDKFNYKLPYHGYLGGVFALRPIHYLRINGFPNSYWAWDHEDHDIAAGWGALLEEPSTGLRAPPWCGGHRPPWPLGLGVV from the exons ATGAT AATGGAACAGCAGAGGGGGCTCCTGTTACTATTTCTGGGGGCACAGCTGCTGCTTATGGGGGCATTCCTCCACCAGAGCCACAACCGCCACAGCCTCGCCTTCTTGCACATCCTGATACGGGACAGGCCAATGGTGGGAGAAGAGTTGCCCTTTTTGGTCTCAGTCTCCTCTGCAGGGACCTCTTCCCAGGATGTGTATGCCAACCTCAGCCAGATCCACCCTGTGGACGTTAGTGAAGAGCACCTGCCCAGCTGCCCCCTCATTTCACCCTACATCA ATGGCCCCTTGAAGGTGATGATCCCAGAGAACTTGACGATGGAGCAGGTGCTGGAAAAGAACCCGCTGGTGGAGCTGGGAGGCCAGTACTGGCCGCCTGACTGCTGGACACGGCACCACACAGCAGTTGTGGTGCCCTGCTATGGGCAAGACCAGCACCTGCGGCACTTGCTCTTCCACCTGCACCCCTTCCTGCAGCGCCAGCAACTGCACCATGCCATCTACGTGGTGAACCAGGTGCAGCCGGaatggggagggccagag GTGCACAACACCGCCTTCAGCCGGGGCAAACTGCACAATGTGGGGTTCTGGGAGGCCATGCAGGAGGAGGAATGGGACTGTGTCTTTTTCCACGATGTGAACCTCCTCCCAGAGGATGACCGCAACCTCTACATCTGCGACATCTTTCCtgctcatgtgtctgtggccattgaCAAGTTCAACTACAA GCTACCCTACCATGGCTACCTTGGGGGGGTGTTTGCCCTGCGCCCCATTCACTACCTGAGGATAAACGGCTTCCCCAACTCGTACTGGGCCTGGGATCATGAGGACCATGACATCGCTGCCGGGTGGGGGGCCCTGCTTGAGGAGCCTAGCACGGGGCTGCGGGCCCCTCCATGGTGTGGGGGACATAGGCCGCCATGGCCTTTAGGGCTGGGTGTGGTATAG
- the LOC113935849 gene encoding beta-1,4-galactosyltransferase 3-like isoform X5, translated as MIKLWRRMEQQRGLLLLFLGAQLLLMGAFLHQSHNRHSLAFLHILIRDRPMVGEELPFLVSVSSAGTSSQDVYANLSQIHPVDVSEEHLPSCPLISPYINGPLKVMIPENLTMEQVLEKNPLVELGGQYWPPDCWTRHHTAVVVPCYGQDQHLRHLLFHLHPFLQRQQLHHAIYVVNQVHNTAFSRGKLHNVGFWEAMQEEEWDCVFFHDVNLLPEDDRNLYICDIFPAHVSVAIDKFNYKLPYHGYLGGVFALRPIHYLRINGFPNSYWAWDHEDHDIAAGWGALLEEPSTGLRAPPWCGGHRPPWPLGLGVV; from the exons ATGATCAAACTGTGGCGGAG AATGGAACAGCAGAGGGGGCTCCTGTTACTATTTCTGGGGGCACAGCTGCTGCTTATGGGGGCATTCCTCCACCAGAGCCACAACCGCCACAGCCTCGCCTTCTTGCACATCCTGATACGGGACAGGCCAATGGTGGGAGAAGAGTTGCCCTTTTTGGTCTCAGTCTCCTCTGCAGGGACCTCTTCCCAGGATGTGTATGCCAACCTCAGCCAGATCCACCCTGTGGACGTTAGTGAAGAGCACCTGCCCAGCTGCCCCCTCATTTCACCCTACATCA ATGGCCCCTTGAAGGTGATGATCCCAGAGAACTTGACGATGGAGCAGGTGCTGGAAAAGAACCCGCTGGTGGAGCTGGGAGGCCAGTACTGGCCGCCTGACTGCTGGACACGGCACCACACAGCAGTTGTGGTGCCCTGCTATGGGCAAGACCAGCACCTGCGGCACTTGCTCTTCCACCTGCACCCCTTCCTGCAGCGCCAGCAACTGCACCATGCCATCTACGTGGTGAACCAG GTGCACAACACCGCCTTCAGCCGGGGCAAACTGCACAATGTGGGGTTCTGGGAGGCCATGCAGGAGGAGGAATGGGACTGTGTCTTTTTCCACGATGTGAACCTCCTCCCAGAGGATGACCGCAACCTCTACATCTGCGACATCTTTCCtgctcatgtgtctgtggccattgaCAAGTTCAACTACAA GCTACCCTACCATGGCTACCTTGGGGGGGTGTTTGCCCTGCGCCCCATTCACTACCTGAGGATAAACGGCTTCCCCAACTCGTACTGGGCCTGGGATCATGAGGACCATGACATCGCTGCCGGGTGGGGGGCCCTGCTTGAGGAGCCTAGCACGGGGCTGCGGGCCCCTCCATGGTGTGGGGGACATAGGCCGCCATGGCCTTTAGGGCTGGGTGTGGTATAG
- the LOC113935849 gene encoding beta-1,4-galactosyltransferase 3-like isoform X1, with product MIKLWRRMEQQRGLLLLFLGAQLLLMGAFLHQSHNRHSLAFLHILIRDRPMVGEELPFLVSVSSAGTSSQDVYANLSQIHPVDVSEEHLPSCPLISPYINGPLKVMIPENLTMEQVLEKNPLVELGGQYWPPDCWTRHHTAVVVPCYGQDQHLRHLLFHLHPFLQRQQLHHAIYVVNQVQPEWGGPEVHNTAFSRGKLHNVGFWEAMQEEEWDCVFFHDVNLLPEDDRNLYICDIFPAHVSVAIDKFNYKLPYHGYLGGVFALRPIHYLRINGFPNSYWAWDHEDHDIAAGWGALLEEPSTGLRAPPWCGGHRPPWPLGLGVV from the exons ATGATCAAACTGTGGCGGAG AATGGAACAGCAGAGGGGGCTCCTGTTACTATTTCTGGGGGCACAGCTGCTGCTTATGGGGGCATTCCTCCACCAGAGCCACAACCGCCACAGCCTCGCCTTCTTGCACATCCTGATACGGGACAGGCCAATGGTGGGAGAAGAGTTGCCCTTTTTGGTCTCAGTCTCCTCTGCAGGGACCTCTTCCCAGGATGTGTATGCCAACCTCAGCCAGATCCACCCTGTGGACGTTAGTGAAGAGCACCTGCCCAGCTGCCCCCTCATTTCACCCTACATCA ATGGCCCCTTGAAGGTGATGATCCCAGAGAACTTGACGATGGAGCAGGTGCTGGAAAAGAACCCGCTGGTGGAGCTGGGAGGCCAGTACTGGCCGCCTGACTGCTGGACACGGCACCACACAGCAGTTGTGGTGCCCTGCTATGGGCAAGACCAGCACCTGCGGCACTTGCTCTTCCACCTGCACCCCTTCCTGCAGCGCCAGCAACTGCACCATGCCATCTACGTGGTGAACCAGGTGCAGCCGGaatggggagggccagag GTGCACAACACCGCCTTCAGCCGGGGCAAACTGCACAATGTGGGGTTCTGGGAGGCCATGCAGGAGGAGGAATGGGACTGTGTCTTTTTCCACGATGTGAACCTCCTCCCAGAGGATGACCGCAACCTCTACATCTGCGACATCTTTCCtgctcatgtgtctgtggccattgaCAAGTTCAACTACAA GCTACCCTACCATGGCTACCTTGGGGGGGTGTTTGCCCTGCGCCCCATTCACTACCTGAGGATAAACGGCTTCCCCAACTCGTACTGGGCCTGGGATCATGAGGACCATGACATCGCTGCCGGGTGGGGGGCCCTGCTTGAGGAGCCTAGCACGGGGCTGCGGGCCCCTCCATGGTGTGGGGGACATAGGCCGCCATGGCCTTTAGGGCTGGGTGTGGTATAG
- the LOC113935841 gene encoding cytoplasmic tRNA 2-thiolation protein 1, translated as MPAPQCASCHAARAALRRPRSGQALCGACFCTAFEAEVLHTVLAGRLLPPGAVVAVGASGGKDSTVLAHVLRELAPRLGVSLRLVAVDEGISGYRDAALAAVRRQAARWDLPLTVVAYADLFGGWTMDAVARSTAGSGRSRACCTFCGVLRRRALEEGARLVGATHIVTGHNADDMAETVLMNFLRGDAGRLARGGGLGSRGEGGALPRCRPLQLASQKEVVLYAHFRRLDYFSEECVYAPEAFRGHARHLLKLLEAARPSAALDLVHSAERLALAPAARPPPPGACSRCGALASRALCQACALLDGLQRGRPRLAIGKGGGARDEEGPPPPPPSDPGSAPGPADGECGAACKERCE; from the exons ATGCCCGCCCCGCAGTGCGCCTCCTGCCACGCGGCGCGCGCTGCCCTCCGCCGCCCGCGCTCCGGTCAAGCGCTGTGCGGGGCCTGCTTCTGCACCGCCTTCGAGGCCGAGGTGCTGCACACGGTGCTGGCGGGCCGCCTGCTGCCGCCCGGCGCGGTGGTGGCCGTGGGGGCCTCCGGCGGCAAGGACTCCACGGTGCTGGCGCACGTGCTGCGCGAACTAGCGCCGCGCCTGGGCGTCTCGCTGCGCCTGGTGGCCGTGGACGAGGGCATCAGCGGCTACCGCGACGCGGCGCTGGCGGCCGTGCGACGCCAGGCGGCGCGCTGGGACCTCCCGCTCACCGTCGTGGCCTACGCAGACCTCTTCGGGGGCTGGACGATGGACGCCGTGGCCCGCAGCACCGCCGGCTCCGGCCGCAGCCGCGCCTGCTGCACCTTCTGCGGGGTGCTGCGGCGCCGCGCGCTGGAGGAAGGGGCGCGCCTCGTGGGAGCCACGCACATCGTGACGG gccaCAACGCCGACGACATGGCAGAGACCGTGCTCATGAACTTCCTGCGGGGCGACGCGGGGCGGCTGGCCCGGGGCGGGGGCCTGGGCTCGCGGGGCGAGGGGGGCGCACTGCCGCGCTGCCGCCCCCTGCAGCTGGCCTCGCAGAAGGAGGTGGTGCTGTACGCGCACTTCCGCCGCCTCGACTACTTCTCGGAGGAGTGCGTCTACGCGCCCGAGGCCTTCCGCGGCCACGCGCGCCACCTGCTCAAGCTCCTGGAGGCGGCGCGGCCGTCGGCGGCGCTGGACCTGGTGCACTCGGCCGAGCGCCTGGCCCTGGCCCCGGCCGCGCGGCCGCCGCCCCCCGGCGCCTGCTCCCGCTGCGGGGCGCTGGCCAGCCGCGCGCTCTGCCAGGCCTGCGCCCTCCTGGACGGCCTGCAGCGCGGCCGGCCCCGCCTGGCCATCGGCAAGGGCGGCGGGGCGCGCGACGAGGAGGGGCCGCCACCCCCGCCGCCCAGCGACCCCGGTTCTGCGCCGGGCCCCGCCGACGGGGAGTGCGGGGCGGCCTGTAAGGAGCGCTGCGAATAA
- the LOC113936321 gene encoding sialic acid-binding Ig-like lectin 5 isoform X1 → MVPLLLLPLLWGGSLQEDPWFELRVPESVTVQEGLCVHVPCSFSYPGSSWSSPKKLYIYWFRGGDNDYLVATNDQTKTGKMGTQGRFHLVGNPRHNNCSLRITEARKSDEGVYSFRVQADHMAYSYRAKKLTVKVPALTQKPDIHFPEPLKSGYPTNLTCSMLGSCEEGRPLTFSWVGRALDSLDPQTLHSSVLTLTPRLQDHGSNLTCQVHLPGGQDTVERTIRLNVSYAPQKLNISIFFSDVAVPKILENTSSVLILEGQALGLLCAADSSPPAELSWFRGSPARNATRIYRSANLDLPQVGAAEEGDLLTCQAQNPLGSQHVSLRLSVVYPPRLLSPSCSWEGEGLHCSCSSRAQPAPTLRWRLGEGLLEGNHSNASWTITSSSAGPWANSSLSLSGPLGSGLRLSCEAWNAHGKQSAAFLLLPGRSVFLAGAVPAALGGAGAMALLSLSLCLLFFCLVKARRKQASGSREGLDDEDPVMGTVAWGSRQKPWPDSPPAQATPARDAPPSGDKQELHYASFSFHGMKSREPEDEEATDTGEYSEIKTSK, encoded by the exons ATGgtgcccctgctgctgctgcccctgctgtgGGGGG GGTCCCTGCAGGAGGATCCATGGTTCGAGCTCCGAGTGCCAGAATCGGTGACGGTGCAGGAGGGTCTGTGTGTCCACGtgccctgctccttctcctaCCCCGGGAGCTCGTGGTCTTCCCCTAAGAAGCTCTACATATACTGGTTCCGGGGAGGGGACAACGATTATCTTGTGGCTACAAATGACCAAACGAAAACGGGGAAGATGGGGACCCAGGGCCGATTCCACCTCGTCGGGAACCCCAGGCACAACAACTGCTCCCTGAGAATCACAGAGGCCAGGAAGAGTGACGAGGGAGTCTACAGTTTCCGAGTGCAGGCAGACCACATGGCATACAGTTACAGAGCTAAGAAGCTGACCGTGAAGGTGCCAG ccCTGACACAGAAACCCGACATCCACTTTCCGGAGCCCCTGAAGTCTGGCTATCCCACAAACCTGACCTGCAGTATGCTGGGATCCTGCGAGGAGGGAAGACCTCTCACCTTCTCCTGGGTGGGGCGTGCTCTTGACTCGCTGGACCCCCAGACCCTCCACTCCTCAGTGCTGACCCTCACCCCGAGGCTGCAGGACCATGGCAGCAACCTCACCTGTCAGGTGCACCTGCCAGGAGGTCAGGACACCGTGGAAAGAACCATCAGGCTCAATGTCTCCT ACGCTCCCCAGAAACTCAACATCAGCATCTTCTTCAGCGATGTTGCAG TCCCGAAGATTCTGGAAAACACCTCATCGGTTCTCATCCTGGAGGGCCAGGCTCTGGGGCTGCTCTGTGCTGCTGACAGCAGCCCCCCTGCAGAGCTGAGCTGGTTCCGGGGGTCCCCCGCCCGGAATGCCACCCGCATCTACAGGAGTGCAAACCTGGACCTGCCTCAAGTAGGGGCTGCAGAGGAAGGAGACCTCCTCACCTGCCAAGCTCAGAACCCGCTGGGCTCCCAGCACGTCTCCCTGCGTCTCTCTGTGGTCT ACCCCCCGCGGCTGctcagcccctcctgctcctgggaGGGCGAGGGGCTGCACTGCAGCTGTTCCTCCCGAGCCCAGCCGGCCCCCACCCTGCGCTggcggctgggggaggggctgctggaggggaacCACAGCAACGCCTCCTGGACCATCACCTCCAGCTCTGCGGGGCCCTGGGCCAAcagctccctgagcctcagcgGGCCGCTGGGCTCCGGCCTCAGACTCAGCTGCGAGGCCTGGAACGCCCACGGGAAGCAGAGCGCCGCCTTCCTGCTGCTGCCAG GGAGATCAGTGTTCCTGGCAGGAGCCGTGCCTGCTGCTCTTGGAGGTGCTGGTGCTATGGCCCTGCTGTCCCTGAGTCTGTGCCTCCTCTTCTTCTGCTT AGTGAAAGCCCGCAGGAAGCAAGCATCCGGGAGTCGAGAGGGCCTGGATGATGAAGATCCTGTCATGGGTACAGTTGCCTGG GGTTCCAGGCAAAAGCCCTGGCCAGACAGCCCTCCAGCCCAAGCGACCCCTGCCAGGGATGCCCCTCCCTCAGGGGACAAACAGGAGCTCCATTATGCCTCCTTCAGCTTTCACGGGATGAAGTCGAGGGAACCTGAGGATGAGGAAGCCACCGACACCGGCGAGTACTCAGAGATCAAGACAAGCAAATGA
- the LOC113936321 gene encoding sialic acid-binding Ig-like lectin 5 isoform X2, which translates to MVPLLLLPLLWGGSLQEDPWFELRVPESVTVQEGLCVHVPCSFSYPGSSWSSPKKLYIYWFRGGDNDYLVATNDQTKTGKMGTQGRFHLVGNPRHNNCSLRITEARKSDEGVYSFRVQADHMAYSYRAKKLTVKVPALTQKPDIHFPEPLKSGYPTNLTCSMLGSCEEGRPLTFSWVGRALDSLDPQTLHSSVLTLTPRLQDHGSNLTCQVHLPGGQDTVERTIRLNVSYAPQKLNISIFFSDVAVPKILENTSSVLILEGQALGLLCAADSSPPAELSWFRGSPARNATRIYRSANLDLPQVGAAEEGDLLTCQAQNPLGSQHVSLRLSVVYPPRLLSPSCSWEGEGLHCSCSSRAQPAPTLRWRLGEGLLEGNHSNASWTITSSSAGPWANSSLSLSGPLGSGLRLSCEAWNAHGKQSAAFLLLPGRSVFLAGAVPAALGGAGAMALLSLSLCLLFFCLVKARRKQASGSREGLDDEDPVMGTVAWDINSRIGRLPGWLSC; encoded by the exons ATGgtgcccctgctgctgctgcccctgctgtgGGGGG GGTCCCTGCAGGAGGATCCATGGTTCGAGCTCCGAGTGCCAGAATCGGTGACGGTGCAGGAGGGTCTGTGTGTCCACGtgccctgctccttctcctaCCCCGGGAGCTCGTGGTCTTCCCCTAAGAAGCTCTACATATACTGGTTCCGGGGAGGGGACAACGATTATCTTGTGGCTACAAATGACCAAACGAAAACGGGGAAGATGGGGACCCAGGGCCGATTCCACCTCGTCGGGAACCCCAGGCACAACAACTGCTCCCTGAGAATCACAGAGGCCAGGAAGAGTGACGAGGGAGTCTACAGTTTCCGAGTGCAGGCAGACCACATGGCATACAGTTACAGAGCTAAGAAGCTGACCGTGAAGGTGCCAG ccCTGACACAGAAACCCGACATCCACTTTCCGGAGCCCCTGAAGTCTGGCTATCCCACAAACCTGACCTGCAGTATGCTGGGATCCTGCGAGGAGGGAAGACCTCTCACCTTCTCCTGGGTGGGGCGTGCTCTTGACTCGCTGGACCCCCAGACCCTCCACTCCTCAGTGCTGACCCTCACCCCGAGGCTGCAGGACCATGGCAGCAACCTCACCTGTCAGGTGCACCTGCCAGGAGGTCAGGACACCGTGGAAAGAACCATCAGGCTCAATGTCTCCT ACGCTCCCCAGAAACTCAACATCAGCATCTTCTTCAGCGATGTTGCAG TCCCGAAGATTCTGGAAAACACCTCATCGGTTCTCATCCTGGAGGGCCAGGCTCTGGGGCTGCTCTGTGCTGCTGACAGCAGCCCCCCTGCAGAGCTGAGCTGGTTCCGGGGGTCCCCCGCCCGGAATGCCACCCGCATCTACAGGAGTGCAAACCTGGACCTGCCTCAAGTAGGGGCTGCAGAGGAAGGAGACCTCCTCACCTGCCAAGCTCAGAACCCGCTGGGCTCCCAGCACGTCTCCCTGCGTCTCTCTGTGGTCT ACCCCCCGCGGCTGctcagcccctcctgctcctgggaGGGCGAGGGGCTGCACTGCAGCTGTTCCTCCCGAGCCCAGCCGGCCCCCACCCTGCGCTggcggctgggggaggggctgctggaggggaacCACAGCAACGCCTCCTGGACCATCACCTCCAGCTCTGCGGGGCCCTGGGCCAAcagctccctgagcctcagcgGGCCGCTGGGCTCCGGCCTCAGACTCAGCTGCGAGGCCTGGAACGCCCACGGGAAGCAGAGCGCCGCCTTCCTGCTGCTGCCAG GGAGATCAGTGTTCCTGGCAGGAGCCGTGCCTGCTGCTCTTGGAGGTGCTGGTGCTATGGCCCTGCTGTCCCTGAGTCTGTGCCTCCTCTTCTTCTGCTT AGTGAAAGCCCGCAGGAAGCAAGCATCCGGGAGTCGAGAGGGCCTGGATGATGAAGATCCTGTCATGGGTACAGTTGCCTGG GATATAAATTCCAGGATCGggcgcctgcctgggtggctcagttgttaa